CACCTCCGAGTGCCGGCGGTGCGGGCATCCGCCGTCGACCCGACGGGCGCCGGTGACGCATTTTGCGCCGGGTACCTCGCCGAGTGGGTCGCGTCGGGGAATGTGCACGCTGCGGCGATCGCGGGTACACAAACGGCGGCTCGAGCCGTCGAGACGGTGGGGGCGAGGCCGCTCAGTTCGCGGCCTTGACCGCCTCGTAGGCCGCAAGCGCGTCCTTGCGGCTCTCCTTCAGATCCACGATGGGATCCGGGTAGTCCGGTGTGCCGTATTCCGGCACCCAGCGGCGAATGTAGTCGGCATCCGGGTCGAACTTGGCGGCCTGGAGTTCGGGATTGAACACGCGGAAATACGGCGCGGCATCCGCGCCAGACCCCGCAACCCACTGCCAGCTCCCCGGGTTGTTGGCCTCGTCGGCGTCGACGAGGGTGTCCCAGAACCACTCCTCACCGATGCGCCAATCGACGAGCAGATTCTTGATGAGCAGGCTCGCGGCGACCATCCGGACACGGTTGTGCATATAGCCGGTGTGCCAGAGTTCGCGCATACCGGCGTCGACGAGCGGGATGCCCGTCCTGCCGTGATGCCACGCGTCGAGGGTCTCGTCGTCGGGCTCCGACCACCCGAAGGCGTCGAACGCTGGCCGGAAATTCTTCGTCGCGAGGTCTGGCCAGTGGTACAGGAGGTTCCAGTTGAACTCGCGCCAACCGACCTCGCGCAGATACCCGGCCGACTTCGGGGAGCGACCCTTCACGCTGTGCCACAACTGGTAGGGGCTGATCTCCCCGAAGCGAAGGTGCGGCGAGAGCCGACTCGTCGCGGGAACGGCGGGTTCGTCACGTCGGTCGTACTGATCGAGGCCGTTCTCGAGGAAGTCGGCGAGGCGCGCCTGGGCACCGAGCTCACCGGGCGTCCAGGTCTCGCGTAGACCGCCGGCCCAATCGGGACGGGTCGGGAGCAGGCGCCATTCGTCGAGGTCCTCAGACAGGATGCCGAGACCGACGTCGGCGGGTCCCCTGATCGCGCTCAGATCGGGCTCGGGGAGGGGCATCCTCACGTCCCGTTCCAGACTCGCGCGCCAGAACGGCGTGAAGACGCGGTAGGGGGAGCCGTCCGAGGTCGTGATCGTCCACGGCTCGACGAGGAGATTCGCGGCGAAGCTCGTCGCCTCGCGACCGCCCTCGCGGAGTCGGGCCTTGAGGCGGGCATCCACCTCCCTGCTGGAGGAATAGCGCCGGTTCCAGAAGACGGCTTCCGCATCGACCTCGTCGGCGAGTGTCGCGAGAACCTCGTCTCCGGCTCCGCGTCGCAACACGAGTGAACCGCCAAGGCGCTCGTTGATGGCAGCAAGAGAATGGTGCAACCACCATGTGCTGGCGGCCCCGAGGGTGCGGACTTCGGGGCTGACCTCGTCCAAGACGTACACCACGATGACGTCGCCGCCGTGGCCGACCGCGGCGTCGAGCGCGGGGTTGTCGGCGAGCCGAAGGTCGTCACGTAGCCAGACGATCGAGGTGCCCGTCACGAGGGGGCGCCCCCGTTGCGGAGCTTGTCGCACAGCTGTGTGAGCGTCTCGAGTTCGTCGGACGAGAGTGAACTGCCCACCCGGCGCTGGATGGAGTCGGCATGCTGGACGGCCACCGAGAGGAAGAGCTCATATCCCGCGTCCGTGAGATGTGCCACCGTCCCGCGGCCGTCGCCCGGATCGGATTCCTTGCTCACGAGGCCGCGCGCCGCGAGGCGGTCGACCAGTCGGCTGACGCTCGGCTGGGAGAGGAGCAGATGTTTGTTGAGATCACGGATGCGCAAC
This genomic window from Antiquaquibacter oligotrophicus contains:
- a CDS encoding cryptochrome/photolyase family protein yields the protein MTGTSIVWLRDDLRLADNPALDAAVGHGGDVIVVYVLDEVSPEVRTLGAASTWWLHHSLAAINERLGGSLVLRRGAGDEVLATLADEVDAEAVFWNRRYSSSREVDARLKARLREGGREATSFAANLLVEPWTITTSDGSPYRVFTPFWRASLERDVRMPLPEPDLSAIRGPADVGLGILSEDLDEWRLLPTRPDWAGGLRETWTPGELGAQARLADFLENGLDQYDRRDEPAVPATSRLSPHLRFGEISPYQLWHSVKGRSPKSAGYLREVGWREFNWNLLYHWPDLATKNFRPAFDAFGWSEPDDETLDAWHHGRTGIPLVDAGMRELWHTGYMHNRVRMVAASLLIKNLLVDWRIGEEWFWDTLVDADEANNPGSWQWVAGSGADAAPYFRVFNPELQAAKFDPDADYIRRWVPEYGTPDYPDPIVDLKESRKDALAAYEAVKAAN
- a CDS encoding MarR family winged helix-turn-helix transcriptional regulator gives rise to the protein MSERAASVAAWEALFRAQVAVLRELNAEFPSDEISFTEYDVLFNLSRWPGRRLRIRDLNKHLLLSQPSVSRLVDRLAARGLVSKESDPGDGRGTVAHLTDAGYELFLSVAVQHADSIQRRVGSSLSSDELETLTQLCDKLRNGGAPS